Proteins encoded within one genomic window of Brassica rapa cultivar Chiifu-401-42 chromosome A09, CAAS_Brap_v3.01, whole genome shotgun sequence:
- the LOC103839857 gene encoding uncharacterized protein LOC103839857 → MEREENKSLINEVFSWSLQKILNKDIFKERIRTIPEKFWSVDEYLNCFVPHLLEETRTELCSSLGTLSKAPVFYIRSVEARTIKETSRRSNHFNISLKGVNVERNNTIYEPKCGDLIALTGAGRPRSVNDLNPLVLAYVFSVEDETHFSVHSSVSISIDERFPFGSGVFLMTLTTNTRIWKALHYEGGNMSLIKSVLQANTEHSVSSRTWGNNVTDIIRSTNLNASQESAVLSCLETRSFSEKTSVKLIWGPPGTGKTKTVATLLFALLNLGCKTVVCAPTNTAVVGVASRLLALVKEYSPSGHSTYGLGNIVLSGNRVRMGIDSKNNDLLDVFLEHRISKLSKLSLLLSGWELSLSSFIDFLEKAESNYKAYVLSSEKKKGEDKRSFLESFGQFVKKMFYGSSQELDKNKEKIHTFGEFIKKEFHILSQELDKVMDHMEDHVVDMYTHLPKSFISSTDVKKTITARQALHNARSFLKKNSSKHDFEIRSFVLYCLEPLRLLPKRFRIPTLLENEDGMRFCLQNACIIFCTASGASQMTVERTGSIELLVVDEAAQLKECESVAALQLQGLRHVVLIGDELQLPAMVQSEVCEKAKFGRSLFERLVLLGHNKHLLDVQYRMHPSISLFPNMEFYGGKISDAAIVKERGYQKRFLQGNMFGSFSFINVGLGKEEFGDGNSPKNMVEVAVISEIISNLFKVSSETKTKMSVGVISPYKGQIRAIQEKIGDKFNSVSDQLFTLNVRSVDGFQGGEEDVIIISTVRSNGNGKIGFLSNHQRANVALTRARHCLWVVGNERTLTMSGSVWTKLVRDSKRRGCFYDAIDDKNLRDAMDDAMVKVDMSDAFSSFSSLSIRRGRMNA, encoded by the exons ATGGAGAGGGAAGAGAACAAAAGTCTGATTAATGAAGTCTTCTCTTGGTCACTCCAAAAGATTCTCAACAAAGACATCTTCAAGGAACGTATAAGGACGATACCGGAGAAGTTCTGGTCCGTTGATGAGTACCTTAACTGCTTCGTTCCTCACCTATTAGAGGAAACACGAACAGAGTTGTGCTCAAGCTTGGGAACTTTATCAAAAGCGCCTGTCTTCTACATACGTTCTGTGGAGGCAAGGACAATCAAAGAAACTAGTAGAAGATCAAACCATTTCAATATATCACTAAAGGGAGTTAATGTAGAAAGAAACAACACAATCTATGAGCCGAAATGCGGAGACCTCATTGCTCTCACAGGAGCAGGAAGGCCAAGAAGCGTTAACGACTTGAACCCACTGGTTCTTGCGTATGTGTTCTCTGTTGAAGATGAGACACACTTCTCTGTTCACTCTTCTGTGTCCATATCCATTGATGAGAGGTTTCCATTTGGCTCTGGTGTTTTTCTCATGACTTTGACCACTAACACTCGTATCTGGAAAGCTTTGCACTACGAAGGTGGGAACATGAGTCTCATCAAGAGTGTTCTTCAGGCTAATACCGAg CACTCTGTTTCTTCTAGGACTTGGGGGAATAATGTAACGGATATAATACGTTCAACGAACTTAAACGCTTCTCAAGAATCTGCAGTTTTGAGTTGCTTGGAAACAAGGAGTTTTAGTGAGAAGACTAGTGTGAAACTGATATGGGGACCACCCGGTACAGGCAAGACAAAGACGGTCGCTACTCTTCTCTTTGCCCTTCTCAACTTAGGTTGCAAAACAGTCGTGTGCGCTCCTACAAACACAGCTGTGGTTGGAGTTGCATCGAGGCTATTGGCATTGGTTAAAGAATATTCTCCTTCAGGTCATTCTACGTACGGTCTAGGGAATATCGTTTTATCCGGAAACCGAGTTAGAATGGGGATAGACAGCAAGAACAATGATCTCCTCGATGTGTTTCTCGAGCATCGGATCAGTAAACTGAGTAAACTGTCACTGTTATTGTCTGGATGGGAATTGAGTTTGAGTTCTTTCATAGATTTTCTTGAGAAGGCTGAGTCTAATTACAAGGCATATGTCTTGTCAAGCGAAAAGAAGAAAGGTGAAGACAAGAGAAGCTTTCTTGAATCATTTGGACAGTTCGTTAAGAAGATGTTTTATGGATCTAGCCAAGAGTTGGATAAGAATAAAGAAAAGATTCATACATTTGGAGAGTTTATAAAGAAAGAGTTTCATATTTTAAGCCAAGAACTGGACAAGGTGATGGATCATATGGAGGATCATGTGGTGGATATGTACACACATCTGCCTAAGTCTTTTATATCATCTACTGATGTGAAGAAAACGATTACAGCCCGTCAAGCTCTTCATAATGCTAGGTCTTTCCTTAAGAAGAACTCATCCAAACATGATTTTGAGATTAGAAGCTTCGTACTTTATTGCCTGGAGCCTCTACGTTTGCTTCCAAAACGTTTTAGGATTCCAACCTTGTTGGAAAACGAGGATGGGATGAGATTTTGCCTACAAAATGCATGCATAATCTTCTGCACTGCCTCTGGTGCTTCTCAAATGACCGTTGAAAGGACAGGATCTATAGAACTACTTGTAGTTGACGAGGCAGCTCAACTTAAAGAATGTGAATCAGTTGCTGCATTGCAACTTCAGGGCCTGCGCCATGTTGTTCTAATAGGTGATGAGCTTCAGCTACCAGCTATGGTACAAAGCGAG GTGTGTGAGAAGGCTAAGTTTGGGAGAAGCTTGTTTGAGAGATTGGTATTGCTTGGCCACAACAAACACTTGCTTGATGTTCAGTACCGTATGCATCCCTCTATAAGTCTCTTCCCCAACATGGAGTTTTATGGTGGGAAGATCTCTGATGCTGCCATTGTTAAAGAAAGAGGCTATCAAAAGAGGTTTCTTCAAGGGAACATGTTTGGTTCTTTCTCGTTCATCAACGTGGGACTTGGGAAAGAAGAGTTTGGTGATGGGAATAGTCCTAAGAACATGGTTGAGGTCGCTGTGATTTCCGAAATTATATCCAATCTTTTCAAag TGTCAAGTGAGACGAAGACAAAGATGAGCGTTGGGGTTATTTCACCTTATAAAGGTCAGATAAGAGCAATCCAGGAGAAGATCGGAGATAAGTTCAACTCCGTATCAGATCAGCTTTTCACTTTGAATGTTCGGTCGGTTGATGGGTTtcaaggaggagaagaagatgtaaTCATCATATCAACCGTGAGAAGCAACGGTAATGGAAAAATAGGGTTTCTCAGTAACCATCAAAGAGCCAACGTAGCACTCACTCGTGCAAGGCACTGCTTATGGGTGGTTGGGAACGAGAGGACTCTAACTATGAGCGGTTCGGTTTGGACAAAGCTCGTAAGGGACTCAAAGAGACGTGGTTGTTTCTATGATGCTATTGATGACAAGAATCTAAGAGATGCCATGGATGATGCTATGGTCAAGGTCGACATGTCTGATGCGTTTTCTAGTTTTAGTTCTCTTTCGATCAGGAGAGGGAGAATGAATGCTTGA